The following are from one region of the Ruficoccus sp. ZRK36 genome:
- a CDS encoding GTP-binding protein, which translates to MQLITVGGPPACGKSSVILKTIQHLREEGLKVGVVKFDCLSSQDAELFQEAGFPVLTGISSNYCPDHYFVTNIEDCEQWGRREGLDVLISESAGLCNRCAPHIKGFLAVCVLDNLSGVGTPRKVGPMLKTADLVVITKGDIVSQAEREVFAYRVRQVNAKARILFLNGITGQGSWELSRLWRDAPDDVPLTGGRMRFSVPTAVCSYCFGELRIGEEHQQGTVRKIRIPEPETNAG; encoded by the coding sequence ATGCAGCTAATCACCGTCGGCGGGCCGCCCGCGTGCGGCAAGAGCAGCGTCATCCTCAAGACGATCCAGCACCTGCGCGAGGAGGGGCTCAAGGTCGGCGTGGTCAAGTTTGACTGCCTCAGCTCGCAGGACGCGGAGCTGTTTCAGGAGGCGGGCTTCCCTGTGCTGACTGGCATCTCGTCCAACTACTGCCCGGACCACTACTTCGTCACGAACATCGAGGACTGCGAACAGTGGGGTCGCCGCGAGGGGCTCGACGTGCTGATCAGCGAAAGCGCGGGCCTGTGCAACCGCTGCGCCCCGCACATCAAAGGCTTTCTCGCCGTCTGCGTGCTGGACAACCTCTCCGGCGTGGGCACGCCGCGTAAGGTCGGCCCGATGCTCAAGACCGCGGACCTCGTCGTCATCACCAAGGGTGACATTGTCAGCCAGGCCGAGCGGGAGGTCTTCGCCTACCGCGTGCGCCAGGTCAACGCCAAGGCCCGCATCCTCTTTCTCAACGGCATCACCGGGCAGGGCTCCTGGGAGCTGTCCCGGCTCTGGCGCGACGCCCCCGACGACGTGCCCCTGACCGGCGGACGTATGCGCTTCAGTGTGCCCACGGCGGTTTGCTCGTACTGCTTCGGCGAGCTGCGCATCGGCGAGGAACACCAGCAGGGCACCGTCCGCAAAATCCGCATCCCTGAGCCGGAGACAAACGCAGGGTGA
- a CDS encoding ATP-binding cassette domain-containing protein encodes MSETNASPTPEAPAETQLGAFLALNHLPAPARDAESLEAYWEALPWEERQASGFALEKLQADYRAFLESAGNEAFGDIQPIDELTVLKGRDKSGQPERFDLKFRPGEVVCLVGPTGAGKSRFLADIECMAQGDTPTGRRVLINGEVPAGEDRFSGESGLVAQITQNMNFIMDLTVEDFLMMHAESRALSDPQQVVERVLRAAVDMAGEPFDGQTQITQLSGGQSRALMIADAAFLSPKPIVLIDEIENAGVDRNRALQLFVEKGKIVLLSTHDPILALSGDRRLVIRNGAVADVIEPGPEETAVRTKLARLDTVTAGIRERLRKGERIELSHAEALDGS; translated from the coding sequence ATGAGCGAAACCAACGCCAGCCCCACCCCCGAGGCCCCTGCCGAGACGCAGCTGGGCGCGTTTCTGGCACTCAATCACCTGCCCGCGCCTGCCCGTGACGCTGAGAGCCTCGAAGCCTACTGGGAGGCCCTCCCGTGGGAGGAACGCCAAGCCAGCGGCTTTGCCTTGGAAAAGCTCCAGGCCGACTACCGGGCCTTTCTTGAGAGTGCGGGCAACGAGGCCTTTGGGGACATCCAGCCCATTGACGAGTTGACCGTCCTCAAGGGCCGCGACAAGTCCGGCCAGCCCGAGCGCTTCGACCTGAAATTCCGGCCCGGCGAAGTGGTCTGCCTCGTCGGCCCCACCGGCGCGGGAAAGAGCCGCTTCCTCGCCGACATCGAGTGCATGGCCCAGGGGGACACCCCGACTGGCCGCCGCGTCCTCATCAACGGCGAAGTCCCCGCCGGGGAGGACCGCTTCTCGGGCGAGAGCGGGCTCGTCGCCCAGATCACCCAGAACATGAACTTCATCATGGACCTGACGGTGGAGGACTTTCTCATGATGCACGCCGAGAGCCGGGCCCTCAGCGACCCTCAGCAGGTCGTCGAGCGCGTACTGCGGGCCGCCGTGGATATGGCGGGGGAGCCCTTCGACGGGCAGACGCAGATCACCCAGCTTTCCGGCGGTCAGTCGCGTGCCCTCATGATCGCCGACGCCGCCTTTCTCAGCCCGAAGCCCATCGTCCTCATCGACGAGATCGAAAACGCCGGGGTGGACCGCAACCGCGCCCTCCAGCTTTTCGTGGAAAAGGGCAAAATCGTCCTGCTCTCGACCCATGACCCGATCCTGGCCCTCTCCGGTGACCGGCGGCTGGTCATCCGCAACGGCGCAGTGGCCGACGTCATCGAGCCCGGACCGGAGGAAACCGCCGTCCGCACAAAGCTGGCCCGGCTGGACACCGTCACCGCCGGTATCCGTGAGCGCCTCCGCAAAGGCGAGCGCATCGAACTCTCCCACGCCGAGGCGCTGGACGGCTCTTAA
- a CDS encoding beta-ketoacyl-ACP synthase 3: MKQPLHTSSQASSESAAPDAGAVRALYRWMRLSREVEKLEARLIKRGEAFFHVQCAGHEAMASLNEFLGPQDWLHCHYRDRALQLARGIKPETIFDALFGNARSSSKGRQLNTMHSDRELHVMTMPTAVSNNLLPSVGVAAEVKDQPEKPIVYCSIGEGSTQQGDFFEAVAEAVRDQLPVLFVIQDNHFALSTLTEGKTFYNLPNGKKHYELFGMEMTLLNGRDALGTRAGFEKVVSKMREDRGPALVLLETERLGSHSNADDQSLYRTPEQIEKIAEEADPISLLAKKLPELGISEDEIKEIDEECRKLAEAAAEDSRKVPAPALAPEVKRPLSSHYLSNKEYTGKDGASDLSMREAIVEVLKEQLDSNPAVSLYGEDIEDPKGDAFGVTKGLSTAHPGRVRNSPLAESTILGTAIGRSMAGGQPVAFVQFADFFPLVYNQFHSELAITYWRSAGEWECPVIIMVSCGGYRPGTGPTHTQTMEAIAAHSPGVDVFMPSNAGDAAGMLRAAFASRRPTVFFYPKNLLNNRSLCTSADIDRHWVPAGRARVTREGTDLTLVGWGNTLPLCEQSAAALDSLGVSAAVIDLRSLSPWDKPLVTKWAEKTGRLVVVHEDSLSYGPGAEICAAVVEAAQNPVAVRRVARPDTYVPFHFPSHLETLPSVRSIVTAAADLLKLEIGWNREADENDELFTIEAIGVSASDDSVTIAEWLTEPGKEVKVDDVLGVFESDKAAADLLSPQSGTVEEILVEAGGTVQIGTPILRLRVANEIAAAADSARRVKETPYLLSEPAKPIQAAASVEAPAIVAPKEHFIGISGIASSRGSRQVSNAELLQRFPDSSEEKLIRQCGIHSRPWVAKGETVLTLAVDAATRLLSNLDMSVDNIDMVICSTTTPDLATPSLACRLLHSIGGDHECPAFDISAACSGYIYGLSIAHDFLRSRPDARVLMVTSEVMSSLLDMEDYDTAILFGDAATATLLEGPAIADKPKFWLHRPALSGEGETGEFLSVPLPDATHKISMSGGRVFQKAVRKMRQMLETVCEQCDTPPTDLEGIIPHQANDRILDAVARQLHIDPERVWRNVKLAGNTSSSSIPLCLEENLHRISPGAKYGLVAFGGGYTYAGAIAHGA, translated from the coding sequence TTGAAGCAACCACTGCACACCTCTTCCCAAGCCTCCAGCGAATCCGCCGCTCCCGATGCCGGCGCCGTACGCGCCCTTTACCGGTGGATGCGCCTGTCACGCGAAGTTGAAAAACTCGAAGCCCGCCTGATCAAGCGCGGGGAGGCCTTTTTCCACGTACAATGTGCCGGGCACGAAGCCATGGCCTCCCTGAACGAGTTTCTCGGCCCTCAGGACTGGCTCCACTGCCACTACCGTGACCGCGCCCTCCAGCTGGCCCGAGGCATCAAGCCCGAGACGATCTTTGACGCGCTCTTCGGGAATGCGCGCTCCAGCTCCAAGGGCCGCCAGCTCAACACCATGCACTCCGACCGCGAGCTGCATGTGATGACCATGCCCACCGCCGTCTCCAATAACCTGCTCCCCTCGGTCGGTGTCGCCGCCGAGGTCAAGGACCAGCCGGAGAAGCCTATCGTGTACTGCTCGATCGGGGAAGGCAGCACCCAGCAGGGGGACTTTTTCGAGGCCGTGGCCGAAGCCGTCCGGGACCAGCTCCCGGTCCTCTTCGTCATCCAGGACAACCATTTCGCCCTCTCGACCCTGACCGAGGGTAAGACCTTCTACAACCTGCCCAACGGTAAGAAGCACTACGAGCTCTTCGGGATGGAGATGACTCTCCTCAACGGCCGCGATGCTCTGGGCACCCGCGCTGGCTTCGAAAAGGTCGTTTCGAAGATGCGTGAAGACCGGGGCCCCGCCCTTGTCCTGCTGGAGACCGAGCGCCTCGGCAGCCACTCCAACGCCGACGATCAGAGCCTTTACCGCACCCCCGAGCAGATCGAAAAGATCGCCGAGGAAGCCGACCCGATCTCCCTGCTGGCCAAGAAGCTGCCCGAGCTCGGCATCTCCGAGGACGAGATCAAGGAGATCGACGAGGAATGCCGCAAGCTGGCCGAAGCCGCCGCCGAGGACTCCCGCAAGGTCCCGGCCCCCGCACTGGCCCCCGAGGTCAAGCGCCCCCTCTCCTCGCACTACCTTTCCAATAAGGAATACACCGGCAAGGACGGCGCCAGCGACCTGTCCATGCGCGAAGCCATCGTCGAGGTCCTCAAGGAACAGCTCGACAGCAATCCCGCCGTCAGCCTGTACGGGGAAGACATCGAGGACCCCAAGGGCGACGCCTTCGGCGTGACCAAGGGCCTTTCCACCGCTCATCCCGGACGCGTGCGCAACTCGCCCCTGGCCGAGTCCACCATCCTAGGCACCGCCATTGGCCGGTCCATGGCTGGCGGTCAGCCGGTGGCCTTCGTCCAGTTCGCAGACTTTTTCCCACTGGTCTACAACCAGTTCCACAGTGAGCTGGCCATCACCTACTGGCGCAGTGCCGGTGAGTGGGAGTGCCCGGTCATCATCATGGTCTCCTGCGGCGGCTACCGCCCCGGCACCGGACCGACCCACACGCAGACCATGGAGGCTATCGCCGCCCACAGCCCCGGCGTGGACGTGTTTATGCCCTCCAATGCCGGCGATGCTGCCGGGATGCTCCGCGCGGCCTTCGCCTCACGCCGTCCCACGGTCTTCTTTTACCCGAAAAACCTTCTCAACAACCGCAGCCTGTGCACCTCTGCTGACATTGATAGGCACTGGGTACCCGCCGGGCGTGCACGTGTCACCCGTGAAGGCACGGACCTGACCCTTGTCGGCTGGGGGAACACCCTCCCGCTGTGTGAGCAGTCCGCCGCCGCGCTGGATTCGCTCGGCGTGAGCGCCGCTGTCATCGACCTGCGCAGCCTCAGCCCCTGGGATAAGCCTCTCGTGACCAAGTGGGCCGAAAAGACCGGGCGGCTCGTCGTCGTGCACGAGGACTCGCTTTCCTATGGCCCCGGTGCGGAAATCTGCGCCGCCGTCGTGGAGGCCGCTCAAAACCCCGTGGCCGTCCGCCGCGTGGCACGCCCCGACACCTACGTGCCCTTCCACTTCCCCAGCCACCTGGAGACGCTGCCCTCCGTGCGCAGCATCGTGACCGCCGCCGCCGACCTGCTCAAGCTTGAGATCGGCTGGAATCGCGAAGCCGACGAAAACGACGAACTTTTCACCATCGAGGCCATTGGGGTCTCCGCCTCCGACGACTCCGTCACCATCGCCGAATGGCTGACCGAGCCGGGCAAAGAGGTCAAGGTGGACGACGTGCTGGGCGTCTTCGAGTCCGACAAGGCCGCCGCCGACCTGCTCTCTCCGCAGAGCGGGACCGTCGAGGAAATCCTCGTCGAGGCCGGAGGGACCGTCCAGATCGGTACACCCATCCTGCGCCTGCGCGTGGCCAACGAAATCGCCGCCGCCGCCGACTCTGCCCGCCGCGTCAAGGAAACCCCTTACCTGCTCTCTGAGCCCGCCAAGCCGATCCAGGCTGCCGCCTCCGTTGAGGCGCCCGCCATCGTGGCTCCGAAGGAACACTTTATCGGCATCAGCGGCATCGCTTCATCGCGAGGCTCGCGCCAGGTCTCCAACGCCGAGCTGCTGCAGCGCTTCCCCGACAGCTCCGAGGAAAAGCTCATCCGCCAGTGTGGTATCCACTCACGCCCGTGGGTGGCCAAGGGCGAGACGGTCCTCACCCTCGCGGTGGACGCCGCCACGCGCCTGCTCAGCAACCTCGATATGTCGGTCGATAACATCGACATGGTGATCTGCTCGACCACCACGCCCGACTTGGCCACGCCTTCTCTGGCCTGTCGCCTGCTGCACTCCATCGGCGGCGACCACGAGTGCCCGGCCTTTGACATCAGTGCTGCCTGCTCCGGCTACATTTACGGACTTTCCATCGCGCATGATTTCCTGCGCAGCCGCCCGGACGCACGCGTGCTCATGGTCACCTCCGAGGTGATGAGCTCGCTGCTGGATATGGAGGACTACGACACCGCGATCCTCTTCGGCGACGCCGCCACGGCCACACTTCTTGAGGGCCCCGCCATCGCGGACAAGCCCAAGTTCTGGCTCCACCGCCCCGCCCTCTCAGGCGAAGGCGAAACCGGCGAGTTCCTTTCTGTGCCGCTGCCCGATGCCACCCATAAAATCTCGATGAGCGGGGGCCGGGTCTTTCAGAAGGCCGTGCGCAAGATGCGTCAGATGCTCGAAACGGTCTGCGAACAGTGCGACACGCCGCCGACCGACCTGGAGGGCATCATCCCCCACCAGGCCAATGACCGCATCCTCGACGCCGTCGCCCGTCAGCTCCACATCGATCCGGAGCGCGTCTGGCGTAATGTCAAGCTGGCCGGTAACACCTCCTCCAGCTCCATCCCGCTGTGTCTGGAAGAAAACCTCCACCGCATCAGCCCTGGCGCCAAGTACGGCCTGGTCGCCTTTGGTGGCGGCTACACCTACGCCGGTGCCATCGCCCACGGTGCGTGA
- a CDS encoding ABC transporter ATP-binding protein: MKTIWRVAQYLFRYRLLYWLTILFAVLSVAFTLAIPRSIETLINDLGAANMVGMWVSVTLILGCFFGRELFNFFRIRVNNILEQKVLLDMRRDIHAKLLRLPVSFYDQRKSGEIASRVVDDVNNVERALLDGTEQGTTVLVQVVGITVMMFLMQPFLAFWVVLPLPFVLWWAYHYAKKSRRHWSAVRKSAANLNALLVEDIQGNRMIQTFALQERESRRFEAQAEDLRGKTLKTMFLWSFYMPGSQFVASLGMVAVFAAGGYLIIHDKGFTVGELFAFFFYAQMLYMPLWRLTMLNQMLASGKASGDRVFEIIDAEVEVDDPPTPQPFPAGNIEVKFDNIDFRYPGRPAVLENFNLTLEPGKVTALVGHTGAGKSTVANLAMRAYDATSGAVLVNGTDIRELSLHDVHGQIGHVAQEPFLFEGSVRENLLLAREDASEEQLRAALEGASAWEFVQRLPEGMDTNIGEKGIRLSQGEKQRLTIARVLLKNPPLVILDEATASVDTITERQIQSALDNLMADRTVLIIAHRLSTVRKADKIVVLEKGKIIEQGTHDELLLQQGHYANLWLHQVDVIQEDFEETQA, from the coding sequence ATGAAAACCATCTGGCGTGTCGCCCAATACCTTTTCCGCTACCGGCTGCTTTACTGGCTGACGATCCTGTTTGCTGTGCTCTCAGTGGCCTTCACCCTGGCGATTCCTCGCTCGATTGAGACGCTCATCAACGACCTCGGCGCGGCCAACATGGTCGGCATGTGGGTCAGCGTGACGCTGATTCTGGGCTGCTTCTTCGGCCGCGAGCTGTTTAACTTTTTCCGTATCCGGGTGAACAACATCCTGGAGCAGAAGGTGCTGCTGGACATGCGCCGCGACATCCACGCCAAGCTTCTGCGCCTGCCTGTGTCCTTCTACGACCAGCGCAAAAGCGGCGAAATCGCCTCCCGCGTGGTGGACGACGTCAACAACGTCGAGCGCGCGCTGCTGGATGGCACCGAGCAGGGGACGACCGTGCTGGTGCAGGTCGTCGGCATCACCGTGATGATGTTCCTCATGCAGCCGTTTCTGGCCTTCTGGGTGGTGCTGCCGCTGCCCTTCGTCCTCTGGTGGGCCTATCACTACGCGAAAAAGTCCCGCCGCCACTGGAGCGCGGTGCGTAAGTCCGCCGCCAACCTCAACGCCCTGCTGGTCGAGGACATCCAGGGTAACCGCATGATCCAGACCTTTGCCCTGCAGGAGCGCGAGTCCCGACGCTTCGAAGCACAGGCCGAGGACCTGCGCGGCAAGACGCTCAAGACGATGTTCCTGTGGTCCTTTTACATGCCCGGCAGCCAGTTCGTGGCCAGCCTTGGCATGGTGGCGGTGTTCGCCGCCGGGGGCTACCTGATCATCCACGACAAGGGCTTCACCGTCGGCGAGCTGTTCGCCTTCTTCTTTTACGCGCAGATGCTCTACATGCCGCTGTGGCGCCTGACCATGCTCAACCAGATGCTCGCCTCCGGTAAGGCCTCCGGCGACCGCGTCTTTGAGATCATCGACGCCGAAGTCGAGGTGGACGATCCGCCCACGCCGCAGCCCTTCCCCGCCGGGAACATCGAGGTGAAGTTCGACAATATCGACTTCCGCTATCCGGGTCGCCCCGCTGTGTTGGAAAACTTTAACCTCACGCTGGAGCCGGGCAAGGTCACCGCTCTGGTCGGCCACACCGGCGCCGGTAAGTCCACCGTGGCCAACCTCGCCATGCGCGCCTACGACGCCACCTCCGGCGCCGTGTTGGTCAACGGCACGGACATCCGCGAGCTTTCCCTGCACGATGTCCACGGCCAAATCGGCCACGTCGCGCAGGAGCCTTTCCTCTTCGAGGGCTCCGTCCGCGAAAACCTCCTGCTCGCCCGCGAAGACGCCTCCGAGGAGCAGCTCCGCGCCGCCCTTGAGGGGGCCAGCGCATGGGAGTTTGTCCAGCGCCTGCCCGAGGGAATGGACACCAACATCGGCGAGAAAGGCATCCGCCTCTCCCAGGGCGAGAAACAGCGCCTGACCATTGCCCGCGTGCTTTTAAAGAATCCGCCGCTGGTCATCCTCGACGAGGCCACCGCCTCGGTGGACACCATCACCGAGCGCCAGATCCAGAGCGCACTGGACAACCTGATGGCGGACCGCACGGTCCTCATCATCGCCCACCGCCTCTCCACTGTCCGCAAGGCCGACAAGATCGTCGTCCTCGAAAAGGGCAAGATCATCGAGCAAGGTACCCACGACGAACTCCTGCTCCAACAGGGCCACTACGCCAACCTCTGGCTCCACCAGGTGGACGTCATCCAGGAGGACTTTGAGGAAACGCAGGCGTAA
- a CDS encoding sulfatase-like hydrolase/transferase, translating into MSAPRPRPPHLVFFIPDQFRGDTLGHMGHPAVHTPHLDHLVETDGVSFSQAFCQNPVCTPSRCSFMTGWYPHTRGHRSMHHLLQADEPNLLAELRQAGYHVWWGGKNDLVTDPEGYARSHDVRHRAEVHHEGLHGDLSWRQRDGDRWDYSFYAGKLDKLPGEDVYLDGDWSHVLAAEKLIRDWDSDQPLCVFLPLQFPHPPYGVEEPYFSDVDRSQLPPRVRSAAFTGKPAMHEALRQGFKLEDRPEPWWDELRATYCGMCARVDAQAGRILGALRDSGRYDETAFFFFSDHGDFTGDYDLVEKAQNLFEDCITRVPFILKPPREQGTFSGIRQGLVELVDFSATVYELAGIEPSYTHFGRSVLPLLERDGEHREAVFCSGGRTTHEMHCAVEGNGGHEHEEFLYYPRLRVQAGDPVAHGKGLMCRDARYKLVTRLYEQDELYDLEADPAETTNRIDDPALAGELERLRALTQRHLLETSDVVPWTLAQREVSGQSDVAVTPVRS; encoded by the coding sequence ATGTCTGCTCCGCGCCCCCGCCCCCCGCATCTAGTATTTTTTATCCCCGACCAGTTTCGAGGCGACACGCTCGGCCATATGGGGCACCCGGCTGTGCACACGCCGCACTTGGATCATCTGGTCGAGACGGATGGCGTATCCTTTTCGCAGGCTTTCTGCCAAAACCCGGTCTGCACGCCCAGCCGTTGCTCGTTTATGACCGGTTGGTACCCGCACACACGTGGGCACCGGAGCATGCATCATCTCTTGCAGGCCGATGAGCCCAACCTGTTGGCGGAGCTGCGGCAGGCTGGCTACCATGTCTGGTGGGGTGGTAAAAACGATCTGGTGACCGACCCCGAAGGCTATGCCCGCTCGCATGATGTGCGCCACCGCGCCGAGGTCCACCATGAGGGGCTGCACGGGGATCTGAGCTGGCGCCAGCGAGATGGTGACCGCTGGGACTACTCCTTTTACGCGGGCAAGCTGGATAAACTGCCCGGTGAGGATGTCTACCTCGACGGTGACTGGTCGCACGTGCTGGCGGCAGAGAAGTTGATCCGTGACTGGGACTCTGACCAGCCCTTGTGCGTGTTTCTGCCGCTGCAGTTCCCGCATCCGCCCTATGGGGTGGAGGAGCCGTACTTCAGCGATGTTGACCGCAGCCAGCTGCCCCCACGCGTTCGCTCGGCAGCCTTCACGGGCAAACCTGCCATGCATGAAGCCCTGCGACAGGGTTTTAAACTGGAAGATCGGCCCGAGCCTTGGTGGGATGAACTGCGGGCAACCTACTGCGGTATGTGTGCCCGGGTGGATGCGCAGGCGGGCCGTATTCTCGGTGCGCTGCGCGACAGTGGCCGCTATGATGAGACGGCCTTTTTCTTTTTCTCGGACCACGGCGATTTTACCGGGGATTACGACTTGGTGGAGAAGGCGCAGAACCTCTTCGAGGACTGCATCACGCGTGTGCCCTTCATCCTGAAGCCTCCGCGCGAGCAGGGGACGTTTTCGGGGATTCGTCAGGGGCTGGTCGAGTTGGTGGACTTCTCCGCTACGGTCTACGAACTGGCCGGGATTGAGCCGTCGTACACGCACTTTGGCCGCTCGGTGCTGCCCCTGCTGGAGCGGGACGGGGAGCACCGGGAAGCGGTCTTCTGCAGCGGTGGTCGGACGACGCACGAAATGCACTGTGCGGTCGAGGGCAACGGCGGGCACGAGCATGAAGAGTTCCTGTATTACCCGCGCCTGCGTGTGCAGGCAGGAGATCCCGTCGCTCACGGCAAGGGGCTGATGTGCCGCGATGCGCGCTACAAGCTCGTCACCCGCCTTTACGAGCAGGATGAGCTCTACGATCTCGAAGCCGACCCTGCTGAGACGACGAACCGGATCGATGATCCGGCACTGGCCGGTGAGCTGGAGCGCCTGCGCGCGCTGACGCAGCGACACCTGCTGGAGACTTCGGATGTCGTGCCATGGACGCTGGCGCAGCGCGAAGTTTCTGGCCAGAGCGATGTGGCAGTCACTCCTGTTCGCTCCTGA
- the purU gene encoding formyltetrahydrofolate deformylase codes for MKPPSIIALLSGPDQPGLVARVAGWIYERQGNIIHADQHRDNEAEVFFQRVEWVPAGDIEEERTAFLAMAEGILGMNARVVLSTDRPKVAIMVSKIDHCFHDIILRFRARELPGELVAVVSNHETLAAATEAYGLPFYYIPVTRETKAEAEAQQVKILRETGAELVIMARYMQVLSESFLKNVGCPVINIHHSFLPAFAGGKPYHQAYERGVKLIGATAHYATADLDEGPIIAQDVARINHRHGPPDLVRRGRDLEKTVFAQAIRWHLENRILVYHNKTVVFD; via the coding sequence ATGAAACCGCCCAGCATTATCGCCCTGCTCTCCGGGCCGGACCAACCCGGTCTGGTCGCCCGCGTCGCGGGCTGGATCTACGAGCGCCAAGGCAACATCATCCACGCCGACCAGCACCGCGACAACGAAGCCGAGGTGTTTTTCCAGCGCGTGGAGTGGGTCCCCGCCGGGGACATCGAGGAGGAGCGCACCGCGTTTCTCGCCATGGCCGAGGGCATCCTGGGCATGAATGCCCGCGTCGTGCTCTCTACCGACCGCCCCAAGGTCGCGATCATGGTCTCAAAGATCGACCACTGCTTTCACGACATCATCCTGCGCTTCCGGGCCCGGGAGCTGCCGGGTGAGCTCGTCGCCGTCGTCTCCAACCACGAGACCCTCGCCGCCGCCACGGAGGCCTACGGGCTGCCCTTTTACTACATCCCCGTCACCCGCGAGACCAAGGCCGAGGCCGAGGCCCAGCAGGTAAAAATCCTCCGCGAGACCGGGGCCGAGCTGGTGATCATGGCCCGCTACATGCAGGTCCTGAGCGAGTCTTTCCTCAAAAATGTGGGCTGCCCGGTGATTAACATCCACCACAGCTTCCTGCCCGCCTTTGCCGGCGGCAAGCCCTACCACCAGGCCTACGAGCGGGGCGTCAAGCTGATCGGAGCCACCGCCCACTACGCCACCGCCGACCTCGACGAGGGGCCGATCATCGCGCAGGACGTGGCCCGCATCAACCACCGTCACGGTCCGCCGGATCTCGTGCGCCGTGGTCGCGACCTGGAGAAAACCGTCTTCGCGCAGGCCATCCGCTGGCATCTGGAGAACCGCATCCTCGTCTACCACAACAAGACCGTCGTCTTCGACTAG
- a CDS encoding ABC transporter substrate-binding protein: MNTDIIDEDPTFPENEGLPARKLDYLGYAPCPIRAEMQRRMHAYFRAHEPEFGPMDWFSPAGCFHGGGGNDPYDTIWQDGHEADMPGVISDGGSSDFLKNEGHDRWIATGVYGPVDKPDRPMRPEFVEAGIIDPLDAMHLYAAFPTVMLVDTEKLGDRPMPTGWSALADPIYAGDITLAGHGDGELSDNLLFNTWKHHGEEGLKAIAANVKQFWSPAQMVKAAGAGHSDGTAIYTLNLFFAKGRRREDKVKLVWPEEGALFQPLMVLGKRNRRPVSQLAIDFLMSPEWGQYLDSVGFPAVYSYPGQQPLPGKLSWVGWDFLRGNDLDALRPELNAVFKSALKVPCS; this comes from the coding sequence ATGAATACGGATATCATCGACGAAGATCCAACTTTCCCGGAAAACGAGGGCCTGCCCGCACGCAAGCTCGACTATCTGGGCTACGCGCCCTGTCCGATCCGCGCCGAGATGCAGCGCCGCATGCATGCGTACTTCCGCGCGCACGAGCCGGAGTTCGGCCCGATGGACTGGTTTTCGCCTGCCGGTTGCTTCCACGGCGGCGGCGGTAACGACCCCTACGACACCATCTGGCAGGACGGCCACGAGGCCGACATGCCGGGCGTCATCTCCGACGGCGGCAGCAGCGATTTTCTTAAAAACGAGGGGCACGACCGTTGGATCGCCACCGGCGTTTACGGCCCGGTGGACAAGCCTGACCGGCCCATGCGCCCGGAGTTTGTGGAGGCGGGGATCATTGACCCGCTCGACGCCATGCACCTCTATGCGGCTTTCCCGACCGTCATGCTCGTCGACACCGAAAAGCTGGGCGACCGCCCCATGCCGACGGGCTGGAGCGCACTGGCGGACCCGATCTACGCCGGGGACATCACACTGGCCGGGCATGGCGACGGCGAACTCTCCGACAACCTGCTCTTTAACACCTGGAAGCACCACGGCGAGGAGGGCCTCAAGGCCATCGCGGCCAACGTGAAGCAGTTCTGGTCGCCCGCGCAGATGGTCAAGGCCGCCGGAGCCGGCCACAGCGACGGGACCGCCATCTACACGCTCAACCTGTTCTTTGCCAAGGGCCGCCGCCGCGAGGACAAGGTCAAGCTCGTCTGGCCCGAGGAGGGCGCGCTCTTCCAGCCGCTCATGGTGCTGGGTAAGCGCAACCGCCGCCCCGTCAGCCAGCTCGCCATCGACTTTCTGATGAGCCCCGAGTGGGGCCAGTACCTGGACAGCGTGGGCTTCCCCGCCGTGTACAGCTATCCCGGCCAGCAGCCACTGCCGGGTAAACTGAGCTGGGTCGGCTGGGACTTCCTGCGCGGTAACGACCTCGACGCGCTCCGCCCGGAGCTCAACGCGGTCTTCAAGAGCGCCCTGAAAGTCCCATGCAGCTAA